The Limosilactobacillus panis DNA segment TTGCCGCCATTGCAACATCAACGATATCAACACCGGCTTTTGTAGCTGCCACATAGGTTGCCACGCCGTTCCCGGTGGTGTCGTGAGTGTGAAGGTGAACAGGGACATCGAACTTAGCCTTAAGGTTGCCAACCAGTTCATAGGCCGCCTGGGGCTTTAGTAGGCCCGCCATATCCTTAATGCCAATTACCTGGGCACCTGCATCGACCAGCGATTGAGCCATTTTCATATAGTAGGCTAGCGTATATTTACGTTCACTTGACTTTAAAAAGTCACCGGTGAAGCACATTGCCCCTTCGGCAATCTTACCGGTCTTACGAACGTAGTCAATGCTTCTTTGCATCTGGTCAATCCAGTTTAGGGAATCAAAGATCCGGAAAACGTCAACCCCGGTCTTGGCACTGTGGTCAATAAACCGTTTTAGGGCATTATCAGGATAGTTCCGATAGCCGACCGAGTTAGAAGCCCGAAGAAGCATCTGTTGAAGAGTGTGGGGCATGTACTTCTTAAGAAGGCGGAGCCGTACCCAAGGGTCTTCACCTAAGAAACGGTAGCAGACGTCAAATGTTGCCCCGCCCCAACTTTCGACCGAAAAAAGGTGCGGCATGGCCTGGTCATATACCTTCATAGCCGGGAGCATGTCATGCGTCCGCATTCGGGTAGCAAACAGGCTTTGGTGGGCATCCCGCATGGTCGTATCGGTCAAGAGAACCTTCTTTTGCTGTTTGACATAGTCTAATGCAGCGTCTGCACCCTGCTCATCGAGAATATCCTTGACCGTTTTGTCTGCTTGTGAATCGTTTTCGATTTGCCTGGCCTGCGGCTCCTGCATGTCAGGATGAGCAAGTTTTGCTTTCTTTGTTACACCAGCAAAACCGTTAACCGTGACATTTCCAATGTAGTTTAACAGTTGCAGCGGTGTGTCTGGCTGAGTGTTAAAGTGGAATAAGTCTGGATTTTCGTCAATAAACGTGGTTGAACAGTTTCCAGCAATAAAAGTTGGGTGCTTTAAGACGTTAATCATGAACGGAATGTTGGTTTTAACGCCACGAATATGAAATTCATTAAGGGCACACAACATTTTTACCCGCGCCTCGGCGAAGTCTTCACCCGCAGCGCAGCACTTGACGAGAAGAGAGTCAAAGTAAGGTGTCACGGTGTAACCCGGGTAGACGTTTCCATCTAGTCGAATACCTGTACCACCGGGGGCATGGTAGGTCATGACCTGCCCGGTGTCCGGCATAAAGTTGTTCTCTGGATCTTCGGTTGTTACCCGGCACTGGATGGCTGCACCATGAAACTTGAGGTCCGCCTGTTCCGGGAGACCAATGTCCTTATGAAGGTCTTCGCCGGCCGCAATCCGGATCTGTGTCTTAACAATGTCAATGCCGGTAATCATTTCCGTTACCGTATGTTCAACCTGGACCCGGGGGTTAACCTCGATAAAATAGAATTGCTCTGGTGTTTCCAGAAATTCAATTGTGGCGGCATTTTGGTAGTGAACGCTCTGCATCAATTTAACCGCCATGTTGCAGACTTCTGCCCGCCGTGCGGGAGAAAGAACCTTACTAGGGGCAAACTCGATTACTTTTTGGTGGCGACGCTGAACAGAACAGTCCCGTTCGAATAGGTGCATGACGTGCCCATGCTCATCGGCAATGACCTGCACCTCGATGTGCTTGGGATGCTGGATGTCCTTTTCAACATACATTTCGTCGGAACCAAAGGCCTTTTTAGCCTCGTCTTTAGCCTGCTCAAATTCTTCATCAAGTTGCGGATCATCCTTGATGATCCGCATTCCACGGCCACCTCCACCGTTAGCCGCCTTAACCATAATTGGGTATCCATGCTGGTGAGCAAATTTTTTAACTTGTTCAGCATTAACCACGTCGCCTGATAAGCCCGGAATTGGTTGGAGGCCGGCCTTGACAGCTACCTGCTTGGCAACTAACTTATCACCAAACATTCGCAAGTGTTCTGGCTTGGGACCAATAAATTTAATTCCGTTATCGACACAGGCCTGCGCAAGGTCCGCGTTTTCTGCTAAGAAACCATATCCTGGGTGAATTGCCTCTGCTCCTGATTCCTTAGCAACCCGAATAATTTCATCGATGTCAAGATAAGCTGCAAGGGGTTGTTCTCCTTGGCCAATCAGATAAGCTTCATCGGCAGTAAAACGGTGGGCACTGTATTCATCTTCTTTAGCGTATACTGCCACTGCCTTGATGCCGAGTTCGTGACAAGCACGGACAATTCGCGTTGCAATTTCTCCACGGTTAGCAATTAATACCTTTTTAAACAAGTTCATGCACCATCCTTCTGTATTGTGCTTCACATACAATAACTAACAACATTAGTGCAAATATTAATATTCTTCATTTTGTTCGCCCTCTTTAATCTTTTTCTAATTTAACACCAACTATACTCATCGTATTTTAATATGTCAACATATTATTAGCAATTTTTGAAAAGTAGTTTAAAAATTAAAAAAGGCCTGACATGATCCTTTAATCAAGACAATAATCGAGTAGGAGATAATTGATTAGTTCAATTACCGACCTCTCACACCACCGTACGTACGGTTCCGTATACGGCGGTTCGACAACTTAATCACTTTGAATTGACTGGAGCGTCTTGGACATATTTATTAGTCCAAGGTGCTCCAGTTTTCTATTTGTTAGAGAATAACTCAAAGTCTTACTGTGTGCGGTTCGCCAGTAGCCCTTACGGGTACTAGCGAAGACATATGCATCACGATAAGACAATCCGAGCCTTTGTAAGTTAGTAATCTTAGTTTTGAATTTCTTCCATTGCTTCCAGATATATTGCCTTATTCGCGCCCTTAACCACTGGTCAAGTCGTTGAATAAAGCCAGTCAGTTTCCCAATTGAGTAATATTGAAGCCAACCCCGCATTTTGCGATGAATTTCCTCAAACATTTGCTCAATGGATACTCCCCGATTGCGCTTTGTTAACAGCTTTAGTGCTTGCTTAACTCGCTTTTGTGATTGCTTGGCCGGTCGGGCATAGGCACCGTTACGGTCTACACCTAGTGAAAAGCCAAGAAACTTCAATCTTAGGGGACTACCAACTTTAGTTTTATCTGGATTAACTTTAACCTTCAATTGCTTTTCGAGAAAATGGGTAATACTGCGCATTACTCGTTCTCCCGCCCGTTGACTTTTAACATAAATATTACAATCATCCGCATAGCGTACAAAGTGATGGCCACGTCTGGTCAACTCTTTATCCAACTCATTTAGGTAAATATTCGCCAGTAATGGTGATAATGGTCCACCTTGCGGCGTTCCTTTGTCACTCCTAGCGAAAAGCCCATGATCTAAGACCCCGCTAGTCAAAAACTTGCGGATAAGTCTTAGTGTCCATGGGTCATTAATATATTGTTGGAGGTACTTAATCATCAAATCATGGTTGACGTTATCGAAATAGGC contains these protein-coding regions:
- a CDS encoding pyruvate carboxylase, whose amino-acid sequence is MNLFKKVLIANRGEIATRIVRACHELGIKAVAVYAKEDEYSAHRFTADEAYLIGQGEQPLAAYLDIDEIIRVAKESGAEAIHPGYGFLAENADLAQACVDNGIKFIGPKPEHLRMFGDKLVAKQVAVKAGLQPIPGLSGDVVNAEQVKKFAHQHGYPIMVKAANGGGGRGMRIIKDDPQLDEEFEQAKDEAKKAFGSDEMYVEKDIQHPKHIEVQVIADEHGHVMHLFERDCSVQRRHQKVIEFAPSKVLSPARRAEVCNMAVKLMQSVHYQNAATIEFLETPEQFYFIEVNPRVQVEHTVTEMITGIDIVKTQIRIAAGEDLHKDIGLPEQADLKFHGAAIQCRVTTEDPENNFMPDTGQVMTYHAPGGTGIRLDGNVYPGYTVTPYFDSLLVKCCAAGEDFAEARVKMLCALNEFHIRGVKTNIPFMINVLKHPTFIAGNCSTTFIDENPDLFHFNTQPDTPLQLLNYIGNVTVNGFAGVTKKAKLAHPDMQEPQARQIENDSQADKTVKDILDEQGADAALDYVKQQKKVLLTDTTMRDAHQSLFATRMRTHDMLPAMKVYDQAMPHLFSVESWGGATFDVCYRFLGEDPWVRLRLLKKYMPHTLQQMLLRASNSVGYRNYPDNALKRFIDHSAKTGVDVFRIFDSLNWIDQMQRSIDYVRKTGKIAEGAMCFTGDFLKSSERKYTLAYYMKMAQSLVDAGAQVIGIKDMAGLLKPQAAYELVGNLKAKFDVPVHLHTHDTTGNGVATYVAATKAGVDIVDVAMAAMAGTTSQPSLGTFYYALEGDSRQPELNMHNVAVLNRYWANVRPLYSDFSNGVNAPQPDLYQTEMPGGQYSNLKQQAQSLGISDFGKVEAKYREVNELLGDIIKVTPSSKVVGDMAIFMIQNHLDKDNILTKGQHVDFPDSVVNFFAGDLGQPYGGFPKDLQKVVLKDHPAITVRPGSLAKPVDFDAVKSELAAKIHQEPTEDDLQGYIMYPKVFIDYFNNHQSYGDVMDLDTTTYYQGMRPGENLTVSYGTGKKMLLKFDFVSPADNEGNRTLFFELNGQTLQLKVKDRQLKGKVASVPKADPEDPGQVGMPLNGNVVKVNVKAGDEVKVGQVLVITEAMKMESAVKAPFTGKVTEVFAKVGDALKSQDLLLKLSKEE
- the ltrA gene encoding group II intron reverse transcriptase/maturase; translation: MRQSQKTEPQADRLSRIGLENRKYTRARSTDYGEGKGMSVTIQDQVLDRNNLNQAYLRVKRNKGAAGIDDMTVDGLLQYLRENKTELITNLREGNYKPVPVKRVEIPKPNGGVRKLGIPTVVDRMVQQAVAQVLTPIFERIFSDNSFGFRPHRGAQDAIAKVVKLYNQGYRRVVDLDLKAYFDNVNHDLMIKYLQQYINDPWTLRLIRKFLTSGVLDHGLFARSDKGTPQGGPLSPLLANIYLNELDKELTRRGHHFVRYADDCNIYVKSQRAGERVMRSITHFLEKQLKVKVNPDKTKVGSPLRLKFLGFSLGVDRNGAYARPAKQSQKRVKQALKLLTKRNRGVSIEQMFEEIHRKMRGWLQYYSIGKLTGFIQRLDQWLRARIRQYIWKQWKKFKTKITNLQRLGLSYRDAYVFASTRKGYWRTAHSKTLSYSLTNRKLEHLGLINMSKTLQSIQSD